Proteins co-encoded in one Spirosoma endbachense genomic window:
- a CDS encoding T9SS type A sorting domain-containing protein — translation MKKPIYLSLFLSIFLLSLSAQAQQVDLQGVSIGPSSPTPIAINQIQTVQVVIKNNGPGAIPATQALFTATIDPVILRFDTPLNFTDPSGLFTLTSSNASTLQVANNGGPLPGNAATGYIISFNVRGNATGTGNLNLTSTLSLTSTVSDNNGNNQSAAGSIVVTSALPVSLVSFTAQAQENRTVKLDWITSLETNNKGFLVERSKDLKGFEKVGEVSEVAANSNAQKHYQLIDQTPYSGTSYYRLTQIDLNGKTSSFPAVSVVLRDDAYGVYPNPVLKDQRFTLRLDEPETAVVKFLSADGRQLPLQKTGVQSGNLLLRTQNNLSAGVYIVTVEERGQTRQHRIVVE, via the coding sequence ATGAAAAAGCCAATTTACCTGTCTCTATTTTTATCCATCTTTTTGCTTTCGCTTAGTGCCCAAGCGCAGCAAGTTGATTTGCAGGGGGTTTCCATAGGACCCAGTTCACCAACGCCCATTGCCATTAATCAGATTCAAACCGTTCAGGTCGTTATTAAAAATAACGGACCTGGCGCTATTCCAGCCACCCAGGCTTTATTTACGGCGACGATCGATCCCGTTATTCTTCGATTTGATACACCATTAAACTTTACCGATCCCAGCGGCTTATTTACACTAACCTCGTCAAATGCCAGTACGCTTCAGGTTGCCAACAACGGCGGGCCATTGCCAGGTAATGCAGCTACGGGATATATCATTTCGTTTAATGTACGGGGAAATGCAACTGGAACCGGAAACCTGAATCTGACCTCGACTTTATCACTCACTTCGACAGTAAGTGATAACAATGGCAATAACCAATCGGCTGCAGGGAGCATCGTTGTTACCTCTGCCTTGCCGGTTTCCCTGGTTTCCTTCACTGCCCAGGCTCAGGAAAACCGTACGGTTAAACTAGATTGGATAACTTCTCTGGAAACCAATAATAAGGGCTTTTTGGTAGAGCGTAGCAAGGACTTGAAAGGTTTTGAAAAGGTAGGCGAAGTGAGCGAAGTCGCTGCTAATAGTAATGCCCAGAAGCATTATCAATTGATTGATCAGACTCCCTATTCAGGAACGAGCTATTACCGACTGACTCAGATTGATTTAAACGGTAAAACTTCGAGTTTCCCTGCCGTATCGGTTGTATTACGGGATGATGCCTATGGTGTTTATCCTAATCCTGTTCTAAAAGATCAGCGATTTACGTTGCGTTTGGATGAGCCGGAAACGGCAGTTGTTAAATTCCTCAGTGCCGATGGTCGCCAGTTGCCTCTTCAGAAGACGGGCGTACAGTCGGGTAATTTGCTGCTGAGAACTCAAAACAACCTGTCGGCTGGCGTTTACATCGTAACTGTAGAAGAGCGTGGTCAGACCCGCCAACACCGGATCGTTGTAGAGTAG
- a CDS encoding nucleotidyltransferase domain-containing protein: MMPGRTPEIVFLQMACTIEPSVEKKAQINTFLAQTKINWNRLYTLAERHRLTPFLYNTIQSLPEIPDKFLVALRTSYQASATDGMLKLHHYRLLDKLLADHAIDHIAYKGIYLAEHCYPNKNFRISGDLDVLVRAEDAFKTTHLLEQHQYQLSKKHTLYYEDGEQRLLTELSEISLFKLFYNDSYFNIDLHWKILCFNKDYASFDLDYIRSNKGFENEIQVVLLVTHHGVTNIWQQLYYINDLYFLLNNRTIDWSWLMQEMRRYGMERIFLVGLYWCQNIWNLALPSSVQQLVDTAVIHKLADSYEKNWESNEPVAFSKQVFNQFIYFLKAQTRFKIQAKICITFLTSRVFRASTFKIGKKLIYIPKELGFVTVFIRAIRSIYKFLPASH, translated from the coding sequence ATGATGCCCGGCCGTACTCCTGAAATAGTGTTCCTGCAAATGGCCTGTACGATTGAGCCGTCAGTTGAAAAGAAAGCGCAAATCAACACGTTTCTGGCTCAAACCAAAATAAACTGGAATCGATTATATACGCTGGCTGAGCGGCATCGGCTCACACCATTTTTATATAATACGATCCAATCGCTACCAGAAATTCCTGATAAATTCCTGGTAGCACTGCGTACTAGTTATCAGGCCTCGGCTACTGATGGTATGCTGAAGCTTCACCACTATCGGCTTCTGGATAAATTACTGGCCGATCATGCGATTGATCATATTGCCTATAAGGGCATTTATCTGGCTGAACATTGCTATCCTAATAAAAACTTTCGAATTAGTGGTGATCTTGATGTATTGGTTAGGGCAGAAGATGCTTTTAAAACTACGCATCTGTTAGAACAGCATCAATACCAGTTAAGTAAAAAGCACACCTTGTATTATGAGGATGGTGAGCAACGCCTGCTTACCGAATTATCAGAAATTAGTTTATTTAAGCTATTCTATAATGATAGCTATTTCAATATCGATTTGCATTGGAAAATACTGTGTTTCAATAAAGATTATGCCTCATTTGATTTAGATTATATTCGGTCAAACAAGGGTTTTGAAAATGAGATTCAGGTTGTTTTGTTAGTGACGCACCATGGCGTGACGAATATCTGGCAACAACTTTACTATATCAATGATCTTTACTTCTTATTAAACAACAGAACGATTGACTGGTCGTGGCTGATGCAGGAGATGCGCCGGTATGGTATGGAGCGGATATTTCTGGTAGGTCTGTATTGGTGTCAGAATATATGGAATTTGGCATTACCATCCTCAGTTCAGCAGTTAGTCGATACCGCTGTTATTCATAAATTAGCCGATAGTTACGAGAAAAACTGGGAGTCCAATGAACCCGTTGCCTTTAGCAAACAGGTGTTTAATCAGTTTATTTATTTTCTAAAAGCACAAACTCGATTTAAGATACAGGCGAAAATCTGCATAACGTTTCTTACCAGCCGGGTGTTTAGGGCAAGTACGTTCAAAATAGGGAAGAAGTTGATTTATATCCCGAAAGAACTGGGCTTTGTAACCGTTTTTATCCGGGCAATCCGGTCTATTTATAAGTTTCTACCTGCTTCTCATTAG
- a CDS encoding lasso peptide biosynthesis B2 protein, whose protein sequence is MKNLSKPKASFTRFIKLSWYQKFLLGKAFIVLAVYKCLLFIFPFNFFFKKSINLVSSPVAPDEQNLVVIVWAISVVSNRIPLGFTCLVQALAAKWLLRKYPDVHICIGVHKSASQAFSAHAWVVYKNKVILGEQETQVFQPILEWN, encoded by the coding sequence ATGAAAAACTTATCGAAACCAAAAGCTAGTTTCACTAGGTTTATCAAGCTAAGTTGGTATCAAAAATTCCTTTTGGGCAAAGCTTTTATTGTACTGGCTGTTTATAAGTGCCTTTTGTTCATTTTTCCGTTCAATTTCTTTTTCAAGAAGTCGATCAATTTAGTTTCCTCACCTGTTGCACCCGATGAGCAGAATCTTGTGGTTATTGTCTGGGCTATTAGTGTCGTGAGTAATCGAATACCATTGGGATTTACCTGTCTGGTGCAGGCGCTTGCCGCAAAATGGCTCTTGAGAAAATACCCTGATGTCCACATTTGCATAGGCGTGCACAAAAGTGCTAGCCAGGCGTTTTCAGCGCATGCCTGGGTAGTCTATAAAAATAAAGTCATTCTTGGTGAACAAGAGACTCAAGTATTTCAGCCCATTTTAGAATGGAATTAA
- a CDS encoding phosphoenolpyruvate carboxykinase (ATP), whose product MELSTYYYTAYGLTIGSEIALPQLKEIQPTAVDLVIKRGRIPQSPPLEPTKVYRSGLNAQFAQTSLGKLWLDWSPLMSFLAVNGNELILETDQTDEELLSLFTLSEAIGLILFQKGYFLLHGSAIQLTNKGVVFLGLPGAGKSTTVAAFAQKGVPVLSDDMVCIRLKEGQTPTLIPAFSQIKIWENTVNGLKLNKTDLTPVREGLTKFSWHESVTFAQEEVPLAQIFVLERPNESESTLKQISKSQLPIELLNHFPLPDSLLTGSSLKDYFEKSILIANTTPLYKMSRPADFARLHEFVDYLKSTF is encoded by the coding sequence ATGGAATTAAGTACCTATTATTATACAGCGTACGGGCTAACGATTGGTTCTGAAATTGCGCTTCCTCAGCTTAAAGAAATACAACCAACAGCGGTCGATCTGGTTATTAAACGAGGCAGAATTCCTCAAAGTCCACCGTTGGAGCCTACAAAAGTTTATCGAAGTGGCTTAAATGCGCAGTTTGCTCAAACTAGTCTGGGCAAACTGTGGCTAGACTGGTCTCCACTCATGTCGTTTCTGGCGGTAAATGGAAATGAATTGATCCTGGAAACTGACCAAACAGATGAAGAACTGCTTTCACTATTTACATTGAGCGAGGCAATTGGGTTAATACTTTTTCAAAAGGGTTATTTTTTACTTCATGGAAGTGCCATCCAGTTAACTAATAAGGGAGTCGTTTTTTTAGGACTGCCTGGTGCGGGTAAATCGACGACTGTGGCGGCCTTTGCCCAAAAAGGTGTGCCGGTGCTCAGCGATGATATGGTTTGCATTCGGCTCAAGGAAGGGCAAACTCCCACACTTATTCCTGCTTTTTCTCAGATCAAAATTTGGGAGAATACAGTCAACGGACTGAAGCTTAATAAAACAGACTTAACGCCCGTTCGTGAAGGATTGACTAAATTTTCCTGGCATGAATCCGTTACATTTGCTCAGGAAGAAGTCCCTTTAGCGCAGATTTTCGTATTGGAGAGGCCCAACGAATCAGAAAGTACACTAAAGCAGATATCAAAAAGTCAATTACCAATTGAATTGCTCAATCATTTTCCGTTACCAGACTCACTGCTAACTGGTAGCAGCCTAAAAGATTATTTTGAAAAAAGCATCCTGATCGCCAATACGACACCGCTTTACAAAATGAGTCGCCCTGCTGATTTTGCCAGGCTACACGAGTTTGTTGATTATCTTAAATCGACATTCTAA
- a CDS encoding PqqD family peptide modification chaperone: MALTPTTRLQRVPSQSSSVLGNETIVLNYEIGNYYELNELGGFIWSLLEDQKVISVEEIKEKVLEEFEVEESVCEQELTSFLESLLDEKLIETKS, translated from the coding sequence ATGGCCTTGACCCCCACTACACGACTTCAGCGAGTACCAAGTCAATCTTCTTCAGTTCTAGGTAATGAAACCATTGTTTTGAATTACGAAATTGGTAATTACTATGAACTGAATGAATTAGGAGGATTTATCTGGTCTCTGCTAGAAGATCAAAAAGTAATTTCGGTTGAGGAGATTAAAGAAAAAGTACTCGAAGAATTTGAGGTGGAAGAGTCGGTTTGTGAGCAGGAATTAACTTCGTTTTTAGAATCACTTTTAGATGAAAAACTTATCGAAACCAAAAGCTAG